In the Alkaliphilus oremlandii OhILAs genome, one interval contains:
- a CDS encoding type III toxin-antitoxin system ToxN/AbiQ family toxin, with protein MDKLKFYEINTNYIQYLKKYDHRVPNIDYKEHNKFLCGVVLDVNGNKYYAPVSSLCKEQQTNFIIKNNKGKSIASLRLSFMLPVPDRVLTIKNFKDEDYKYRRLLMEELKYLVFCQENGQ; from the coding sequence ATGGATAAACTAAAATTTTATGAAATTAATACCAATTACATTCAATACTTAAAGAAATATGACCATAGAGTGCCTAATATAGATTATAAAGAGCATAACAAGTTTTTGTGTGGAGTTGTTTTAGATGTTAACGGAAATAAATATTATGCTCCGGTCTCATCTTTGTGCAAAGAGCAACAAACTAATTTCATAATAAAAAATAATAAAGGCAAATCAATTGCATCTTTAAGGTTATCATTTATGTTACCTGTTCCAGATCGTGTTTTGACTATAAAAAATTTTAAAGATGAAGATTATAAATATAGACGATTACTTATGGAAGAGCTAAAGTATTTGGTCTTCTGTCAAGAAAACGGACAATAA
- a CDS encoding helix-turn-helix transcriptional regulator, translating to MRINMIKRRKELGLTQKDIAKKINKGRSTYASYEVGTISPSLKTSLLLKKILNSDDDIFLDTNVTQNDYKII from the coding sequence ATGAGAATTAACATGATAAAGAGAAGAAAAGAATTGGGACTAACACAAAAGGATATTGCTAAAAAGATAAATAAGGGTCGTAGCACTTATGCAAGTTATGAAGTTGGTACAATATCTCCATCATTAAAAACAAGCCTATTATTAAAAAAGATTTTAAATAGTGATGATGATATTTTTTTAGATACAAACGTCACGCAAAATGACTACAAGATAATTTAG
- a CDS encoding helix-turn-helix domain-containing protein, whose protein sequence is MTDKIKFKERLKELRKENNMTQQELADKLGLVRTAIANYETGRTVPDAETLNLIANILSTTTDYLLGRANYIPKEKNKPSSTDIISEDIRKLSPESQEELKKLIELYKMRDMQKRNDEISDELTK, encoded by the coding sequence ATGACAGATAAAATTAAATTTAAGGAAAGATTAAAAGAATTAAGAAAAGAAAATAATATGACACAACAAGAACTTGCTGATAAATTAGGCTTGGTTCGAACTGCTATTGCTAACTACGAGACTGGGCGAACTGTTCCAGATGCGGAAACATTAAACTTAATAGCAAATATTTTAAGTACAACTACTGACTATCTACTTGGTCGTGCTAATTATATTCCTAAAGAAAAAAATAAACCCTCTAGTACAGATATTATTTCTGAAGATATACGTAAATTATCACCTGAAAGTCAAGAAGAGTTAAAGAAGCTAATAGAGCTCTATAAAATGAGAGATATGCAGAAACGGAATGACGAGATTTCTGATGAACTGACTAAATAA
- a CDS encoding DNA cytosine methyltransferase, with product MKLISLFSGAGGMDLGFEKAGFKVIAANEYDKTIWETYEKNHNAPLIKGDIREIASGDFPDDCDGIIGGPPCQSWSEAGALRGIEDSRGQLFYEYIRLLRDKQPKFFVAENVSGMMAKRHSEAVQNIISHFAGAGRGYNVFIQTLNANDFQVPQDRKRVFYIGFRKDLGIADFKFPKPIEPRLTLKDAIWDLRETAIPALDKNKTNGDQCIVLNHEYFIGSYSTIYMSRNRVRSWDEPSFTIQASGRQAPQHPQAPKMEKVETNKQIFIPGSEQLYRRLSVRECARVQTFPDDFKFYYTGLQDAYKMIGNAVPVELAYHVANQIMTYLK from the coding sequence ATGAAATTGATATCACTTTTTTCAGGTGCTGGCGGTATGGATCTGGGATTTGAAAAAGCAGGGTTTAAAGTAATAGCAGCAAATGAGTATGATAAAACTATATGGGAGACTTATGAAAAAAATCATAACGCCCCATTAATTAAAGGTGATATAAGAGAAATTGCTTCAGGAGATTTCCCAGATGATTGTGATGGCATAATCGGAGGACCACCATGTCAAAGTTGGTCAGAGGCAGGCGCATTGAGAGGGATAGAAGATTCAAGAGGACAATTGTTCTATGAATATATTAGGTTATTAAGAGATAAACAGCCCAAATTTTTCGTAGCGGAAAATGTATCAGGTATGATGGCAAAACGGCACTCTGAAGCGGTGCAAAATATTATCAGTCATTTTGCGGGTGCTGGTAGAGGATACAATGTATTTATACAGACCTTAAATGCCAATGATTTTCAAGTACCTCAAGATAGGAAAAGGGTATTTTATATTGGTTTTAGAAAAGATTTAGGTATAGCTGATTTCAAGTTTCCTAAACCAATAGAACCTAGATTAACGCTAAAAGATGCTATATGGGACTTACGAGAAACAGCGATACCAGCATTAGATAAGAATAAGACGAATGGGGATCAGTGTATTGTTTTAAACCATGAGTACTTTATCGGTAGCTATTCAACAATTTATATGAGTAGAAACAGGGTTAGAAGTTGGGATGAACCTAGCTTTACTATACAAGCATCTGGAAGACAAGCGCCACAACATCCTCAGGCTCCTAAAATGGAAAAGGTAGAGACCAACAAACAAATATTTATACCAGGTAGCGAGCAGCTTTATAGAAGATTATCAGTTAGGGAATGTGCTAGAGTACAAACTTTTCCAGATGACTTCAAATTTTACTATACTGGTTTACAAGATGCTTATAAAATGATAGGCAATGCAGTACCAGTAGAATTAGCCTATCATGTAGCCAATCAAATAATGACATACTTAAAGTAA